A stretch of bacterium DNA encodes these proteins:
- a CDS encoding cupin domain-containing protein, translated as MKHHKKEKTNKNLKSQVLDLNGLIDYKSGSVVSREVINKKKGTVTLFSFDRGQGLSEHAAPYDALVYLLAGEAAITISGKKHRLKTGEMIIMPAHAPHALAATKKFKMMLVMIRS; from the coding sequence ATGAAACACCATAAAAAGGAAAAAACAAATAAAAATCTCAAATCCCAAGTCCTGGACCTGAACGGCTTGATCGACTACAAAAGCGGCTCAGTGGTGAGCCGTGAGGTTATAAATAAAAAAAAGGGCACGGTGACGCTCTTCTCTTTTGACCGGGGCCAGGGTTTAAGCGAGCACGCGGCGCCGTACGACGCCCTGGTCTATTTGCTGGCCGGCGAAGCGGCGATCACGATATCAGGTAAAAAGCACCGCCTTAAAACCGGCGAAATGATAATTATGCCCGCGCATGCGCCGCACGCGCTTGCGGCAACTAAGAAATTCAAGATGATGCTCGTGATGATAAGGTCGTAA
- a CDS encoding YciI-like protein, giving the protein MRGIKNRQFYALIYYVVNDYVSRRAKYRDEHFKFARAAQRRGELIMGGAFADPVERALLIFHVTARSVVENFAKHDPYVIHGLVTRWEICPWTVVIGPEKFNPSSDKQSVPNQ; this is encoded by the coding sequence ATGAGAGGCATCAAAAACAGGCAGTTCTACGCTCTGATCTACTACGTGGTCAACGACTATGTATCACGCCGGGCAAAATATCGGGACGAACACTTCAAGTTTGCGCGGGCGGCACAGCGGCGCGGTGAGCTGATCATGGGCGGTGCGTTCGCTGATCCAGTTGAAAGAGCCCTGCTTATATTCCACGTTACGGCCCGTTCGGTCGTAGAAAATTTTGCGAAACACGATCCTTATGTCATCCACGGACTGGTGACCAGATGGGAGATCTGTCCCTGGACCGTCGTCATCGGCCCGGAGAAATTCAACCCATCTTCAGACAAGCAATCAGTGCCAAATCAATAA
- a CDS encoding redoxin domain-containing protein → MAENRTLKIGDVVPEVVLNDQHNKELRIADLKGKKVLLSFHPLAWTKICTRQMKALEENKKRFDELNLVALGISVDTVPSKHAWAKDMGVRETRLLSDFWPHGALAKKLGLFREKDGFSERANVIIDEKGKVTFVKVYDISQLPDIEELINSLKTQNTQ, encoded by the coding sequence ATGGCAGAAAATCGAACGTTAAAAATCGGCGATGTGGTCCCTGAAGTTGTTTTGAATGACCAGCATAATAAAGAATTACGTATCGCCGATCTTAAAGGAAAGAAAGTGTTATTATCATTTCACCCCCTTGCCTGGACAAAAATCTGCACCCGGCAGATGAAAGCGCTCGAAGAAAACAAAAAACGGTTCGATGAATTGAACCTTGTTGCATTGGGTATCAGCGTCGATACGGTGCCATCCAAACATGCCTGGGCAAAAGACATGGGAGTCAGAGAAACAAGATTGCTCTCTGATTTTTGGCCCCATGGCGCGCTTGCTAAGAAACTGGGGCTTTTCCGTGAAAAAGACGGCTTTTCCGAACGGGCAAATGTTATTATCGATGAAAAAGGTAAGGTGACATTTGTGAAGGTTTATGACATTTCCCAATTGCCCGATATCGAGGAACTGATAAATTCCCTGAAAACGCAAAACACACAGTGA
- a CDS encoding DNRLRE domain-containing protein, with the protein MKKYLLVIVLAALGWTQTFYPTADAYISQGDPSTNFGTQGWLITYGNPWSLVYRTLMRFDLSSLPPGTPISAATVSLYMWDQAGVDFNVDIHKVLASWTETGVTWSNQPSFNATVESSLPYQGYTWWHFTITALVQDWVNNPGSNYGMILRNNPEIPGDNGGRFAKFYSRDTTINRPYLLITAVNIEENKCGDLSNLQVKPNPFNEKTSITFSTSKTSKDENIAVYLYNVEGRKIKTIREGKTTPGYHCIQISSEGIPAGTYFLIIKSEKTSRVIRTVIVK; encoded by the coding sequence ATGAAAAAATACCTGTTAGTGATCGTATTGGCAGCACTGGGATGGACGCAGACTTTCTATCCCACCGCAGATGCCTACATAAGCCAGGGTGATCCGAGTACTAATTTTGGAACACAAGGCTGGCTTATTACCTATGGTAATCCGTGGTCATTGGTCTATCGCACCTTGATGCGATTTGACCTCTCAAGCCTCCCGCCCGGAACCCCGATTTCTGCGGCCACGGTCAGTCTCTATATGTGGGACCAGGCAGGAGTCGATTTTAATGTTGACATTCACAAGGTTTTGGCATCATGGACCGAGACCGGAGTAACCTGGAGCAATCAGCCATCCTTTAATGCGACAGTTGAATCATCCCTTCCATATCAGGGATATACCTGGTGGCACTTTACTATCACGGCTCTCGTCCAGGATTGGGTTAACAACCCCGGTTCAAATTACGGTATGATACTAAGGAACAATCCAGAAATTCCGGGAGACAACGGCGGGCGATTCGCCAAATTCTATTCACGGGACACGACGATCAACCGGCCATATCTTCTAATAACCGCCGTGAACATTGAAGAAAATAAATGCGGCGATCTTAGCAATCTCCAGGTCAAACCCAATCCATTCAATGAAAAAACGTCGATCACCTTTTCGACATCTAAGACATCTAAAGATGAGAACATTGCTGTTTATTTATATAATGTCGAAGGTCGAAAAATCAAGACTATAAGAGAAGGAAAAACAACACCGGGTTACCATTGCATCCAGATAAGCAGTGAAGGAATACCCGCCGGAACTTACTTCTTAATTATAAAATCAGAGAAAACTTCTCGGGTTATACGCACGGTAATTGTCAAATGA